DNA from Candidatus Neomarinimicrobiota bacterium:
AATGGGAATTTTGTTTTCATGCAGTACTTGTAGGGCGCCAATATGTGCCGCACCTCTCGCACCCCCGCCCCCTAAAGCAAGGCCTATTTTTGGCCGAGACATTTAGTCCTTTATTGCTTCACTTCGTTTCATGATCTTTACGGTCATTTCAACTTTTTCAAAAGGATTATCGCCGTCGGGTCCTTGATACATTCTATTTTCACGTTTAGGTGTATTTACACTTGCAATCTTGTCAATGATTTCTATTCCTGAAATCACTTGACCAAAAACGGTATATTGTCTATCCAACCCTGGTTGGGGAGCATGACAAATAAAGAATTGGCTCGACGCACTATCAGGATCACGAGTACGTGCCATTGATAATGTTCCTTTTAGATGGAGATTCTCGTTGAATTCACCAGGAACCAACCACGAATTAGGGTCATCTTCCCGACCAATACCGAAGAATTTTCCAGCCCGTCCGCCAGTGCCGTCATTCATCCGATCGTTATCTTTTGAATTTGGGTCACCACCCTGGATCATAAATCCGGGTATAATCCGATGGAATGTGGTTCCATCAAAG
Protein-coding regions in this window:
- a CDS encoding peptidylprolyl isomerase, yielding MSCEKEKDVAVISTQFGDMVVEFSPEVAPMHVDNFKILAKEGYFDGTTFHRIIPGFMIQGGDPNSKDNDRMNDGTGGRAGKFFGIGREDDPNSWLVPGEFNENLHLKGTLSMARTRDPDSASSQFFICHAPQPGLDRQYTVFGQVISGIEIIDKIASVNTPKRENRMYQGPDGDNPFEKVEMTVKIMKRSEAIKD